The region GGCGACGGACTTGCCAAAGACCACTATTTCAAATTGAGGCGGACAGCCAGAGACTGCACGTACTGCGGCGCATGTGTGCCGCGCTGTCCGTTCCATGTGGATATACTTAAACGCATGCGCGAAGCCAATGAATTCTTCGGTCGCTGAACCTAAGCGAAAAGGAGGACAGTAATGGATAGAAGAGTTTTCATCCAAGGAACCGCTGCGGGATTTATAACACTCCTGCTGAGTGGCTGCGGTCTTGCACTGCAGAATATGTCCGCAGGGTCAACAGCTGCTCAGATAACTGATAAGACTTCTAAAGGGGGCAACAAAATGAAAATCACTGTAATCACCGGCAGCCCGCATAAAAACGGGACATCGGCTCTATTAGCCGACAAATTCATTGAAGGAGCGCGACAAGCAGGCCATGAGGTTTTTCGCTTCAATGCGGCTTTTGAAGATATCCATCCGTGTCTTGGCTGCGACCGTTGCGGGATGAACGGCCCTTGCGTGCATCAGGATGCTATCGACAAGAAGCTGATGCCTCAGCTCCTTGCCGCCGACCTCGTGGTATTCGTCACGCCGCTCTATTATTGGGGTATGTCAGCCCAATTAAAGACCGTCGTCGATCGTTTTTATGCCAGCAACGCCAAATTATGCGGCAGCGGCAAAAAAGCTATTCTCATGGCAACTGCCTATGATGCCAAGGATTGGACGATGTCATCGCTCACCCATCACTACCAGACGCTAATGAAATATCTTGGCTGGGAAGATATCGGCACGGTATTAGCCGTGGGCTGCGGCAGCAGACCTGTGATCGAGCGTTCTGAATTTCCCGAGCAGGCTTATCAGCTCGGTCTGAAAATCTAAAAAAGAATCTTTAAATTTAAGACGTAATTTTCACAAAGGCCAAAGGCCCATAGAGCAAGTTATGTCTTGCTCTATGGGCCTTTTCGTTTAGAAGAGATGTTGCTTGTCCTAGCATGGTTGAAATGCAGACATCAACCGTCTTCAGCTATTTCCAACCGCCCGTAACGTAATAACCGTAATCGACTTGGGAACACCCAGGCGAAATGGCAGCCAGTATCCAAGTCCTCCTT is a window of Sporomusaceae bacterium ACPt DNA encoding:
- the azoR gene encoding FMN-dependent NADH-azoreductase, whose protein sequence is MDRRVFIQGTAAGFITLLLSGCGLALQNMSAGSTAAQITDKTSKGGNKMKITVITGSPHKNGTSALLADKFIEGARQAGHEVFRFNAAFEDIHPCLGCDRCGMNGPCVHQDAIDKKLMPQLLAADLVVFVTPLYYWGMSAQLKTVVDRFYASNAKLCGSGKKAILMATAYDAKDWTMSSLTHHYQTLMKYLGWEDIGTVLAVGCGSRPVIERSEFPEQAYQLGLKI